In Candidatus Krumholzibacteriia bacterium, the following proteins share a genomic window:
- a CDS encoding isoamylase early set domain-containing protein — protein MKSGVVFAMFVLVLAGCAGPKPPPRTGGPELVGGGALFRYRNSDAKKVYLVGDFNDWAPSTDPMTDENGDGEWTLFYPLGPGRYAYKFVVDGRSWIADPTNPETEADGFDGWNSVLVIPELTP, from the coding sequence ATGAAATCCGGGGTGGTGTTTGCGATGTTCGTCCTGGTGTTGGCTGGTTGCGCCGGTCCCAAGCCGCCGCCGCGTACCGGCGGGCCGGAACTGGTGGGCGGCGGGGCGCTGTTCCGCTACCGAAACTCTGATGCCAAAAAGGTTTACCTCGTTGGGGACTTCAACGACTGGGCCCCCTCCACCGACCCCATGACCGACGAGAACGGTGACGGGGAATGGACCCTTTTCTACCCCCTGGGGCCGGGCCGCTACGCCTACAAGTTCGTGGTCGATGGCCGCTCCTGGATTGCCGACCCCACCAACCCGGAGACGGAGGCGGACGGCTTCGACGGCTGGAACTCGGTGCTGGTCATCCCCGAGCTGACCCCCTGA
- a CDS encoding aldehyde dehydrogenase family protein, with protein MHEMLNYIDGKWVRSRTGRTEENRNPADHDEVVCTYQASSAEDVDAAVAAAKKAYRSWRLVPAPRRAEYLFKLGAILSAHKEQYASDMTREMGKVLAETRGDVQEGIDTAYLSGGEGRRLFGDAVPCELPNKAGWSERHPIGVCGLITPWNFPMAIPTWKLFPALVCGNTAVIKPASDTPLSVWNLVKACEEAGIPPGVVNLVTGDGRSVGNRIVEHPDVRVISFTGSSDVGRRLGEVCGRSLKRVSLELGGKNAQIVMDDANLELALEGVLWGAFGTTGQRCTATSRLILHKSIHKRFVEMLEARVKTLKLGNGLDESVQIGPTVSKSQRESVHHYVEIGKKEDRARLVCGGEFYTRGECEKGWFYAPTIFDGVTRSMRIAREEIFGPVLSVLEANDLDDAIETLNDTDYGLSSSIYTQDVNSAFRAIRDIEAGITYVNGPTIGAEVQLPFGGVKDTGNGHREASHTVLDIFTEWKSVYVDYSGRLQRAQIDTEAAE; from the coding sequence ATGCACGAAATGTTGAACTACATCGATGGTAAATGGGTTCGTTCGCGCACCGGACGAACCGAGGAGAACCGCAATCCCGCCGACCACGACGAGGTGGTGTGCACGTACCAGGCCTCTTCGGCGGAGGATGTCGACGCGGCGGTCGCGGCGGCAAAGAAGGCCTACCGTTCCTGGCGCCTGGTCCCGGCGCCGCGGCGGGCCGAATACCTGTTCAAGCTGGGCGCGATTCTCAGCGCTCACAAGGAGCAGTACGCGAGCGACATGACGCGGGAGATGGGCAAGGTGCTGGCGGAGACGCGTGGCGACGTCCAGGAGGGCATCGACACCGCGTATCTCTCCGGTGGCGAGGGGCGGCGCCTGTTTGGAGACGCGGTACCCTGCGAGCTGCCCAACAAGGCGGGTTGGTCGGAGCGTCATCCGATCGGTGTGTGCGGACTCATCACGCCGTGGAACTTCCCCATGGCCATCCCCACCTGGAAGCTGTTTCCGGCGCTGGTGTGTGGGAACACGGCGGTCATCAAGCCCGCCAGTGACACGCCTCTGTCGGTGTGGAACCTGGTCAAGGCATGCGAGGAAGCGGGCATTCCCCCCGGTGTGGTCAATCTGGTAACCGGGGACGGCCGCAGTGTCGGCAACCGGATCGTGGAACACCCGGATGTCCGCGTCATCTCCTTTACCGGCTCGTCGGACGTGGGGCGGCGTCTGGGTGAGGTGTGCGGGCGCTCGCTCAAGCGCGTCTCGCTCGAACTGGGAGGCAAGAACGCGCAGATCGTCATGGATGACGCCAACCTGGAGCTCGCCCTGGAAGGGGTGCTGTGGGGCGCATTCGGGACCACCGGACAGCGCTGCACCGCCACCAGCCGGCTGATTCTTCACAAGTCCATCCACAAACGCTTCGTGGAGATGCTCGAGGCGCGCGTAAAGACGCTGAAGCTCGGCAACGGGCTCGACGAATCGGTTCAGATCGGGCCCACGGTGAGCAAGTCGCAGCGCGAGAGCGTGCACCACTACGTGGAGATCGGCAAGAAGGAGGACCGTGCCCGCCTGGTGTGCGGCGGTGAGTTCTACACCCGGGGCGAGTGCGAGAAGGGCTGGTTCTACGCGCCTACCATTTTCGACGGCGTGACGCGTTCCATGCGCATCGCACGCGAGGAGATCTTCGGTCCGGTGCTGTCGGTGCTGGAGGCGAACGACCTGGACGACGCCATCGAAACCCTCAACGACACCGATTACGGGCTGTCGTCTTCCATCTACACCCAGGATGTCAACAGCGCATTCCGCGCCATACGGGATATCGAGGCCGGCATTACCTATGTCAACGGCCCGACCATCGGTGCGGAAGTGCAGTTGCCGTTCGGCGGCGTCAAGGATACGGGCAACGGGCACCGCGAGGCGTCGCACACGGTGCTGGACATTTTCACGGAATGGAAATCGGTATATGTCGACTACAGTGGGCGGCTCCAGAGAGCACAAATCGACACGGAAGCGGCGGAGTAG
- a CDS encoding CDP-alcohol phosphatidyltransferase family protein, which translates to MEALARRPALAAAGIAMAIALASATALAAIAGRWTPVSGLSVAGWTLAGGTATALLALAFPRLFRRPDGTSLASPGLANALTLTRLVWTAPVAVLLAGGAYGTALALYALLLATDIVDGIVARARREVSVFGVVADPVADVISTFAVFSVFVVDNLVPLWLYLLLAARYAMLLAGSAILTALAGPIAYRATVAGKIVGVVQGVGAGLIIWGAGGLQPGLARAVFAVLGLGFASVIVSQGYIGWRHIRKTTRGRTVQGGSSR; encoded by the coding sequence TTGGAGGCACTGGCGCGCCGCCCCGCCCTCGCCGCGGCGGGGATCGCGATGGCGATCGCCCTCGCCTCCGCGACGGCCCTCGCGGCCATCGCCGGGCGCTGGACCCCCGTTTCCGGGCTGTCCGTCGCCGGCTGGACCCTGGCCGGCGGGACGGCGACGGCGCTCCTGGCCCTGGCGTTCCCGCGCCTGTTTCGACGCCCCGACGGCACCTCCCTCGCGTCCCCGGGCCTCGCCAATGCCCTCACCCTCACCCGCCTGGTCTGGACCGCCCCGGTGGCGGTGCTCCTGGCCGGTGGGGCATACGGAACCGCCCTGGCCCTCTACGCCCTGCTCCTCGCGACCGACATCGTGGACGGGATCGTGGCGCGGGCACGCCGTGAAGTCAGCGTGTTCGGCGTCGTCGCGGATCCCGTGGCCGACGTGATATCGACGTTCGCCGTGTTCAGTGTCTTTGTGGTCGACAATCTCGTGCCCTTGTGGCTATACCTCTTGCTGGCGGCGCGTTACGCCATGCTGCTGGCCGGATCGGCCATCCTGACCGCGCTGGCGGGTCCCATTGCCTACCGCGCAACGGTCGCCGGCAAGATCGTCGGCGTGGTGCAGGGTGTCGGTGCGGGCCTGATCATCTGGGGCGCGGGGGGACTGCAACCGGGTCTGGCCCGGGCGGTATTTGCCGTTCTCGGCCTCGGATTTGCTTCTGTTATCGTGTCCCAGGGCTACATCGGCTGGCGTCACATCCGCAAAACGACACGCGGAAGGACAGTTCAAGGTGGATCTTCGCGGTAA
- the ppdK gene encoding pyruvate, phosphate dikinase, translated as MSTTVGGSREHKSTRKRRSSVARAGEAKRVYHFGDGGAESGSHAKELLGGKGANIAEMTNLGIPVPPGFTITTEVCTYFMENGGNYPPELRAEVDQHLRRVEKETGKTFGGGENPLLLSVRSGARVSMPGMMDTVLNLGLNDDTVHALARKAGNPRFALDSYRRLIQMYGDVVMGVDGAQFEHVLTESRNAHGVGDDSMLPPETLQSLIVRFKEIVRASAGRDFPQDADEQLWGAIGAVFSSWDSPRAISYRKMSGYPDHWGTAVNVQAMVFGNMGEDCATGVAFTRDPSTGERRFFGEYLVNAQGEDVVAGIRTPLPIDGASESLEARMPALYAELVEIYRRLEQHYKDMQDIEFTIETGRLWMLQTRNGKRTGRAAVKIAVDMVGEGLIDRRTAVSRVAPAQLEQLLHPAIDATSAPAPIAHGLPASPGAASGRVVFAVDRAVTMAEAGEQVILVRSETSPEDIDGMRVARAILTSTGGMTSHAAVVARGMGKCCVVGCTGLDIDHAAGTFSVNGCTVKEGDSITVEGSTGNVYLGEIPTTQAELDETFDQFMEWADAVRRLRVRANADTPDDARHARRFGAEGIGLCRTEHMFFDEARIDWVRRMIVAESEAQRRDALEHLLPMQREDFVGVFRAMDGLPVTVRLLDPPLHEFVPGERHEIEALAKRIGVDADHLATKIRSLHEFNPMLGHRGCRLGITFPEIYEMQVRAIVEAACAVQRDGVVVHPEIMIPLVGLRTELALLREMVVRVADKIIAANGVKLPYLVGTMIEVPRAALTAGEIASVSDFFSFGTNDLTQMTFGFSRDDSPKFLAAYIAAGVLTRDPFETIDMHGVGRLVRLATEEGRAARPGLKVGVCGEHGGDPASVRFMHDIGLDYVSCSPFRVPVARLAAAQAAMQAG; from the coding sequence ATGTCGACTACAGTGGGCGGCTCCAGAGAGCACAAATCGACACGGAAGCGGCGGAGTAGCGTGGCGCGCGCCGGAGAGGCCAAGCGCGTCTATCACTTTGGCGACGGCGGGGCGGAGAGCGGTTCGCACGCCAAAGAGCTGCTGGGCGGCAAGGGTGCGAATATCGCCGAGATGACAAACCTCGGCATTCCCGTGCCCCCGGGGTTCACCATCACCACCGAGGTGTGCACCTACTTCATGGAAAACGGGGGCAACTACCCCCCGGAGCTGAGAGCGGAAGTAGACCAGCATCTGCGCCGGGTGGAGAAGGAAACCGGCAAGACCTTTGGCGGTGGCGAGAACCCGCTGCTGTTGTCGGTACGCTCCGGGGCACGTGTCTCCATGCCCGGCATGATGGACACAGTGCTCAACCTCGGTCTCAACGACGACACCGTGCACGCGCTGGCCCGCAAGGCCGGCAATCCCCGCTTTGCTCTCGACTCCTACCGCCGTCTGATCCAGATGTACGGAGACGTCGTCATGGGGGTGGATGGCGCGCAGTTCGAACATGTCCTGACCGAGAGCCGCAACGCCCACGGTGTCGGCGACGACTCCATGCTGCCACCCGAGACGCTGCAGTCGCTCATCGTGCGCTTCAAGGAGATCGTGCGTGCCAGTGCCGGCCGCGATTTTCCGCAAGATGCCGACGAGCAACTGTGGGGAGCAATCGGGGCGGTGTTCTCCTCGTGGGATTCCCCGCGCGCCATTTCCTATCGGAAGATGAGCGGTTATCCCGACCACTGGGGCACCGCGGTGAACGTGCAGGCCATGGTGTTCGGCAACATGGGGGAGGACTGCGCCACCGGTGTCGCCTTTACCCGCGATCCCTCCACCGGAGAGCGGCGCTTCTTTGGCGAGTATCTGGTGAACGCACAGGGCGAAGACGTGGTGGCGGGCATCCGCACCCCGCTGCCCATCGACGGCGCCTCCGAGAGCCTGGAAGCCCGCATGCCCGCCCTGTACGCCGAGCTGGTGGAGATCTACCGTCGGCTCGAGCAGCACTACAAGGACATGCAGGACATCGAATTCACCATCGAGACCGGCCGCCTGTGGATGTTGCAGACGCGAAACGGAAAGCGCACCGGACGCGCCGCGGTGAAGATCGCGGTGGACATGGTGGGCGAGGGGCTGATCGACCGTCGCACCGCCGTGTCGCGTGTGGCACCCGCCCAGCTCGAGCAGCTCCTGCACCCGGCCATCGATGCGACGTCGGCGCCGGCCCCCATCGCGCACGGGTTGCCCGCCTCTCCGGGTGCGGCGTCGGGACGCGTGGTGTTCGCGGTGGATCGCGCGGTGACGATGGCGGAGGCGGGCGAGCAAGTCATCCTGGTTCGCTCCGAGACGTCGCCGGAAGACATCGATGGCATGCGTGTCGCGCGCGCCATCCTCACCAGCACCGGGGGGATGACGTCGCACGCCGCGGTGGTGGCACGCGGCATGGGCAAGTGTTGTGTGGTCGGTTGCACCGGTCTGGACATCGACCACGCCGCCGGCACGTTCTCGGTGAACGGGTGTACGGTCAAGGAAGGCGATTCCATCACCGTGGAAGGGAGCACCGGGAACGTGTACCTGGGCGAGATTCCCACCACCCAGGCCGAGTTGGACGAGACCTTCGACCAGTTCATGGAGTGGGCCGACGCCGTGCGCCGCCTGCGCGTGCGCGCCAACGCCGACACCCCGGACGATGCCCGCCATGCGCGGCGCTTCGGTGCGGAGGGGATCGGGTTGTGCCGGACCGAACACATGTTCTTTGACGAAGCGCGGATCGACTGGGTGCGCCGCATGATCGTCGCCGAGTCGGAGGCCCAGCGGCGCGATGCCCTGGAGCACCTGTTGCCGATGCAGCGGGAGGACTTCGTGGGTGTGTTCCGGGCCATGGACGGACTGCCGGTCACGGTGCGCCTGCTGGATCCGCCGCTGCACGAGTTCGTGCCCGGCGAGCGGCACGAGATCGAGGCGCTGGCGAAGCGAATCGGTGTCGACGCCGATCATCTGGCAACGAAGATTCGTTCCCTGCATGAATTCAACCCCATGCTGGGGCACCGCGGCTGCCGTCTGGGGATCACCTTCCCGGAGATCTACGAGATGCAGGTGCGCGCCATCGTGGAGGCCGCATGCGCGGTGCAGCGCGACGGCGTGGTGGTGCACCCCGAGATCATGATTCCACTGGTCGGTCTGCGCACGGAACTCGCGCTGTTGCGGGAGATGGTGGTACGGGTGGCGGATAAAATCATCGCCGCCAACGGCGTGAAGCTGCCCTACCTGGTGGGCACCATGATCGAGGTGCCGCGTGCGGCGCTCACCGCGGGCGAGATCGCGTCGGTGTCCGACTTCTTCAGCTTTGGCACCAACGACCTCACCCAGATGACGTTCGGGTTCAGCCGGGACGATTCGCCCAAGTTCCTGGCCGCGTACATCGCCGCGGGGGTCCTGACCCGCGACCCGTTCGAAACCATCGACATGCACGGTGTGGGCCGGCTGGTCCGCCTGGCCACCGAGGAGGGCCGTGCCGCCCGCCCCGGCCTCAAGGTGGGGGTATGTGGCGAACACGGCGGCGACCCGGCCTCGGTGCGTTTCATGCACGACATCGGGCTCGATTACGTGAGTTGTTCTCCGTTCCGGGTGCCGGTGGCCCGCCTGGCGGCTGCCCAGGCCGCCATGCAGGCGGGCTGA
- a CDS encoding DUF4388 domain-containing protein — translation MDLRGNLAIFGPISVLQLINLEQSSGELTFESHGNTARIYFERGSVTYAEIADRKMKLGEYLLAQGLITREALDRGLDAQGLRRRLGAVLVEMGAIDATALTRAIEEQIKEVVYEVVRWRGGRFRFTSGRKPKSQDVFIDIPLDHLILEGLKRLDEEGVRR, via the coding sequence GTGGATCTTCGCGGTAATCTCGCCATTTTCGGGCCTATTTCGGTCCTGCAGCTCATCAATCTGGAGCAATCCAGCGGGGAGCTCACGTTCGAGAGCCACGGCAATACCGCTCGCATCTACTTCGAGCGGGGCAGTGTTACCTACGCAGAAATTGCCGACCGCAAGATGAAGCTGGGCGAGTACCTGCTCGCGCAGGGGCTGATTACGCGCGAGGCGCTGGACCGGGGCCTCGACGCGCAGGGGTTGCGCCGCCGCCTCGGTGCTGTGCTGGTGGAGATGGGCGCCATCGACGCCACCGCACTCACCCGCGCCATCGAGGAACAGATCAAAGAGGTGGTATACGAAGTGGTCCGCTGGCGTGGCGGGCGTTTCCGTTTCACCAGCGGGCGCAAGCCCAAGTCGCAGGACGTCTTCATCGACATTCCGCTCGACCACCTCATCCTCGAGGGACTCAAACGCCTCGACGAAGAGGGAGTGCGGCGGTGA
- a CDS encoding glycogen-binding domain-containing protein produces MRGRACAYRLTALVALALAALPAAPDAAVRVDQDEVIFTLQAPGAKDVYLVGDFNQWNPTVEPMDRDGDRFEVGLFLVAGNYRYKFVVDGETITDPDNPGRSPDKGSPLSLVERSGGLILSTELPDDAAPPARAEFGVRYIGRFTREDGDSDNAQRVDGFVAATLSRLHARGVVASRDSSWSWSPANADVYFDRGFVEVDAGKLCIRGFENDSTWASSDPMHILGDAGVFGYNAGFRRHGASAVATASKGALRGFYADETHRTPDGREAQPVFGDFVAGTAADTSVYAYVPTFDGSDAAALEATLSFAGGAAGYSYRSERGVNPGRVVEVERDGAGFETDNYATREDRNASSLWLAYDVGKKLRLTGAYGWGGMKARAFAVAADSSAVPSPVFPGAGQPVDTAFPLGETDRVVATLAARGDGAGGSLRWDYTRFEFDGVVGDARADVHRTTLAGHGAWRGWSLTGSAQVTRADYGDTPDAMHIDWPEQNVWLSLWDDFSGERLAALSLDNYSVYRGGATLEGGTLGGGVDATAVASDLVGALAQATAHAEVEWRIAGPWRAQADGRAAWYQGDRWYGAVYIEAGYRTHRLDASIGFGFDPSAFDPVINDYANTARERQLRDALNGGFARSRASEITSGVRASERFMEDTRAIKVEIIVHLP; encoded by the coding sequence ATGCGCGGCCGCGCGTGTGCGTACCGCCTGACCGCGCTGGTGGCGCTGGCACTTGCCGCGTTGCCCGCAGCACCCGACGCCGCGGTGCGCGTCGACCAGGACGAGGTGATCTTCACGCTCCAGGCGCCGGGGGCGAAGGATGTGTATCTGGTGGGCGACTTCAACCAGTGGAACCCCACGGTGGAACCGATGGACCGCGACGGTGACCGCTTCGAGGTCGGTCTGTTCCTGGTGGCGGGAAACTACCGCTACAAGTTCGTGGTGGACGGCGAGACCATCACCGATCCGGACAACCCCGGCCGATCGCCCGACAAGGGGTCGCCGCTGTCGCTGGTGGAGCGCAGTGGCGGGCTGATCCTGAGCACGGAGCTGCCCGACGACGCCGCGCCGCCGGCGCGCGCGGAGTTCGGCGTGCGCTACATCGGACGCTTCACGCGCGAGGACGGTGACTCGGACAACGCACAGCGCGTGGACGGGTTTGTCGCGGCGACGCTGAGCCGGTTGCACGCGCGCGGTGTGGTGGCGTCGCGCGACTCGTCGTGGTCGTGGTCGCCCGCCAACGCCGACGTGTATTTCGACCGTGGCTTCGTGGAAGTCGACGCCGGCAAACTTTGCATCCGCGGCTTTGAAAACGACTCCACCTGGGCGTCGTCGGATCCCATGCACATTCTGGGTGACGCCGGCGTGTTCGGCTATAACGCTGGCTTCCGCCGCCACGGCGCGTCGGCGGTGGCCACTGCCTCCAAGGGCGCCCTGCGCGGATTCTACGCCGACGAGACGCATCGCACCCCCGACGGCCGGGAGGCGCAACCCGTGTTCGGTGACTTCGTGGCCGGCACCGCCGCAGATACGAGTGTCTACGCCTACGTGCCCACCTTCGACGGGTCCGATGCCGCGGCGCTCGAGGCGACCCTGTCGTTCGCCGGCGGTGCCGCGGGCTACAGCTACCGTTCAGAACGGGGCGTCAACCCGGGCCGGGTGGTGGAGGTTGAGCGCGATGGTGCCGGTTTCGAAACGGACAACTACGCGACGCGCGAGGACCGCAACGCGTCGTCCCTGTGGCTGGCGTATGATGTTGGCAAGAAGCTGCGATTGACCGGCGCCTACGGGTGGGGCGGCATGAAGGCGCGCGCGTTTGCGGTCGCCGCCGATTCGAGTGCGGTGCCGTCACCCGTGTTCCCGGGCGCGGGGCAGCCGGTGGACACCGCGTTTCCGCTGGGTGAGACCGACCGCGTGGTGGCGACGCTCGCGGCGCGGGGCGATGGTGCCGGCGGCTCGCTGCGATGGGATTACACGCGCTTCGAGTTCGACGGTGTGGTGGGGGATGCGCGCGCCGACGTGCATCGCACAACGCTCGCCGGACATGGCGCGTGGAGGGGCTGGTCGCTCACCGGTTCGGCGCAGGTCACCCGCGCGGACTACGGTGACACGCCCGATGCGATGCACATCGACTGGCCCGAACAGAACGTGTGGCTTTCGTTGTGGGATGACTTCAGCGGCGAACGGCTCGCGGCCCTGAGCCTGGACAACTACAGCGTGTACCGGGGCGGCGCAACGCTGGAAGGCGGAACCCTGGGCGGCGGCGTCGACGCCACCGCGGTGGCGTCGGATCTGGTGGGGGCGCTCGCGCAGGCCACCGCGCACGCCGAGGTGGAGTGGCGCATCGCCGGACCCTGGCGCGCGCAGGCCGACGGACGCGCCGCGTGGTACCAGGGCGACCGCTGGTACGGTGCGGTGTACATCGAGGCCGGCTACCGGACGCACCGCCTCGACGCCAGCATCGGCTTCGGGTTCGACCCGTCGGCCTTCGACCCGGTGATCAACGACTACGCGAACACCGCGCGCGAGCGGCAGTTGCGCGACGCGCTGAACGGCGGCTTTGCGCGCAGCCGCGCTTCCGAAATCACATCCGGCGTGCGCGCCAGCGAGCGCTTCATGGAGGATACGCGTGCGATCAAGGTTGAAATCATTGTCCATCTGCCGTAA